The following proteins are encoded in a genomic region of Streptococcus constellatus subsp. constellatus:
- a CDS encoding sulfite exporter TauE/SafE family protein produces MLTYICTMLLVGLFAGILGALLGLGGGIVITPVLTLLFEVDIKYAVGASIIAVLATSSGSAIAYLKDDMLNLRIAMFLEIFTTLGAFVGAVLSVIIDSQFLFLLYGALMLFQAFNMYQKIRSKKEEHLPSQNDAIAEKLNLSGEYFDKGLNRTIKYQVANVSGGSVVMFFAGVMSALLGIGAGAFKVLAMDTVMKMPLKASSATANFMMGVTGTASAIFYLFVGQINPVLVTPIALGVLVGSFIGSRIMPYVPVKVLRWIFLVALLALGMQMFIRGMK; encoded by the coding sequence ATGCTTACTTATATTTGTACCATGTTACTCGTAGGACTGTTTGCGGGGATTTTGGGGGCTTTATTAGGACTTGGAGGCGGAATTGTTATCACGCCTGTACTCACTCTCTTATTTGAAGTAGATATTAAGTATGCGGTGGGAGCCTCTATTATTGCAGTTTTAGCAACTAGTTCAGGCTCTGCTATTGCTTATCTTAAAGATGATATGCTCAATCTACGGATTGCTATGTTTTTAGAAATTTTTACAACTTTAGGCGCCTTTGTAGGTGCGGTGTTATCAGTGATAATAGATTCACAGTTTCTTTTTTTACTTTATGGAGCTCTTATGCTCTTTCAAGCATTTAATATGTACCAGAAAATTCGTTCTAAAAAAGAAGAGCATTTACCTAGTCAAAATGATGCTATTGCTGAAAAACTAAATCTCAGTGGGGAATATTTTGATAAAGGCTTAAATCGGACGATTAAATACCAAGTAGCTAATGTTTCAGGTGGTTCCGTTGTTATGTTTTTTGCAGGCGTTATGTCGGCTCTCTTAGGCATTGGTGCAGGTGCCTTTAAAGTCTTGGCTATGGATACGGTGATGAAAATGCCTTTAAAAGCTAGTTCAGCAACCGCTAATTTTATGATGGGAGTTACAGGAACTGCTTCAGCCATCTTTTATCTTTTTGTAGGACAAATCAATCCGGTATTAGTGACACCAATCGCCTTAGGTGTTCTAGTCGGCTCTTTTATCGGAAGCCGCATCATGCCATATGTGCCTGTAAAAGTTTTGCGGTGGATTTTTCTTGTTGCTTTGTTAGCTCTTGGTATGCAAATGTTTATACGAGGTATGAAATGA
- the aroC gene encoding chorismate synthase, whose translation MRYLTAGESHGPRLTAIIEGVPAGLPLTTDYINLELKRRQGGYGRGARMKIESDKVEITSGVRHGRTMGGPITLNVTNLDHQKWLDIMDVADVNDKKKELRKITKPRPGHADLVGGMKYRFDDLRNSLERSSARETTMRVAVGAVAKRLLEEIGVEVASHIVSFGGIDVEIPENLTVAEIKKRARQSEVSIVNPEREEEIRAYIDQIKKDGDTIGGIVETIVGGVPVGLGSYVQWDRKLDAKIAQGVVSINAFKGVEFGVGFEAGRLKGSQVMDEILWSKEDGFTRRTNNLGGFEGGMTNGEPIIVRGVMKPIPTLYKPLMSVDIETHKPYKATVERSDPTALPAAGVVMEAVVATVLATEILEKFSSDNLDELKEAVQQYRDYVKGF comes from the coding sequence ATGAGATATTTAACTGCTGGGGAGTCACATGGGCCGCGTTTAACAGCTATCATTGAGGGAGTACCAGCTGGACTTCCTCTTACGACAGATTACATCAATTTAGAACTCAAACGCCGTCAGGGCGGATACGGTCGTGGAGCTCGCATGAAGATAGAGAGTGATAAAGTGGAAATTACTTCCGGTGTTCGTCACGGGCGAACCATGGGCGGGCCGATTACACTCAATGTGACGAATCTGGATCATCAAAAATGGTTGGACATTATGGATGTGGCAGATGTGAACGATAAAAAAAAAGAACTGCGTAAGATTACCAAGCCACGCCCGGGTCATGCAGATCTGGTTGGAGGTATGAAGTACCGTTTTGATGACTTGCGCAATTCTTTGGAGCGATCTTCTGCACGTGAAACGACCATGCGGGTTGCAGTAGGAGCTGTTGCTAAGCGACTCTTAGAAGAAATTGGAGTTGAAGTAGCCAGTCATATTGTAAGTTTTGGCGGTATTGATGTTGAAATTCCGGAAAATTTGACTGTTGCTGAAATCAAGAAGCGAGCTCGTCAATCAGAAGTTTCGATTGTCAACCCAGAACGGGAAGAGGAAATCAGAGCCTATATTGATCAGATAAAGAAAGATGGCGATACTATTGGCGGAATTGTTGAAACCATTGTTGGTGGTGTGCCAGTTGGACTAGGTTCTTATGTTCAGTGGGATAGGAAATTAGATGCTAAAATTGCTCAAGGAGTAGTTTCTATTAATGCATTTAAAGGTGTGGAATTTGGGGTTGGTTTTGAAGCAGGGCGGCTTAAGGGCAGTCAGGTTATGGATGAAATACTCTGGTCTAAAGAGGATGGCTTTACTCGTCGTACCAATAATCTTGGTGGTTTTGAGGGTGGCATGACTAACGGGGAGCCTATCATAGTACGCGGAGTGATGAAGCCGATACCAACTCTCTATAAACCACTTATGAGTGTTGATATTGAAACACACAAACCTTACAAGGCAACAGTAGAACGGAGTGATCCAACTGCTTTGCCAGCTGCTGGTGTAGTAATGGAAGCTGTTGTTGCAACAGTACTTGCAACGGAGATCTTGGAGAAATTTTCTTCGGATAACCTAGACGAATTAAAAGAAGCAGTTCAACAATACCGTGATTATGTGAAAGGTTTTTAA
- the aroB gene encoding 3-dehydroquinate synthase gives MKLNVNLPNHPYDIIIEKGILAKAGEWLASLWSAQKLVVITDNHVASLYAETVKRSLELAGFEVFVFNFLEGEASKNLTTVTNVYEFLAKVGLTRSDGIVALGGGVVGDLAGFAASTYMRGVHFVQIPTSLTAQVDSSIGGKTGVNTPWAKNMVGTFTQPDGVLIDPDVLKTLGQRELIEGMGEVIKYGLIEDVELWKELADMDGSPESILEHAESIIYHSCNVKRKLVVEDELDNGVRLYLNFGHTIGHAVEATAGYGKVMHGEAVSIGMVQVARVAEKEKLMPKGITTEIEKMCCKFGLPTDYQPWRQEELYQALLHDKKARGKMIKLVLVPKLGTATIYQIPLEEMKDYLEK, from the coding sequence ATGAAATTAAATGTGAACCTCCCCAATCATCCTTACGATATTATCATTGAAAAGGGGATTTTAGCAAAGGCTGGAGAATGGCTGGCAAGTTTGTGGTCAGCTCAAAAGCTTGTTGTTATCACTGATAATCATGTGGCAAGTCTATATGCCGAAACAGTCAAACGTAGTTTAGAGCTTGCAGGTTTTGAAGTATTTGTGTTTAATTTTCTGGAAGGTGAAGCCAGTAAAAATTTAACAACAGTTACTAACGTTTATGAATTTTTAGCAAAAGTTGGATTGACCCGTAGCGATGGTATTGTAGCCTTAGGAGGTGGCGTGGTTGGTGATTTAGCTGGTTTTGCAGCTTCAACTTATATGCGGGGTGTTCATTTTGTACAGATACCGACTAGTTTGACTGCTCAAGTAGATTCTTCAATCGGTGGGAAAACGGGTGTCAATACACCGTGGGCAAAGAACATGGTGGGAACTTTTACTCAGCCAGATGGAGTTCTGATTGATCCAGATGTTTTAAAAACTTTGGGACAACGGGAGCTGATTGAAGGTATGGGAGAAGTTATCAAGTATGGTTTGATTGAAGATGTAGAGTTGTGGAAGGAACTGGCTGATATGGACGGTAGTCCAGAGTCTATTTTAGAGCACGCAGAAAGTATCATCTATCATTCTTGCAATGTCAAACGAAAATTAGTAGTAGAAGATGAACTTGATAATGGAGTGCGTCTTTATCTAAATTTTGGGCATACTATTGGTCATGCAGTAGAAGCGACTGCAGGTTATGGAAAAGTCATGCATGGAGAAGCTGTTTCTATTGGAATGGTCCAGGTTGCGCGCGTGGCAGAAAAAGAAAAACTAATGCCTAAGGGAATAACCACAGAGATTGAGAAGATGTGTTGTAAGTTTGGTCTCCCGACTGATTACCAACCTTGGCGTCAGGAAGAACTCTATCAAGCTTTACTTCATGATAAGAAAGCTAGAGGAAAGATGATTAAATTGGTTCTTGTTCCAAAATTGGGCACGGCAACTATTTATCAGATTCCTTTAGAAGAAATGAAGGATTATTTAGAAAAATAA
- a CDS encoding shikimate dehydrogenase, translating to MKIDGYTRLAAVVANPIKHSISPFIHNAAFEQAGVNGVYLAWEISEDDLKTTVENIRRYNMFGINLSMPYKQAVIPFLDELTPAAQMIGAVNTVVNQNGKLIGYNTDGKGFFMSLPSFVIKGKKMLILGSGGAATAIIVQAVLEGADEIFVFTRKTSFERVLQQMKQIQQAASTKISVLPLEQRELLQEKLNASALLVNGTSLGMDEKTSPVPSTIRLSKSLLVADVIYQPFETPFLKWAKKQNVQVVNGLGMLLYQAAEAFKLWTGKDMPTKEIWQALEQKYN from the coding sequence ATGAAAATTGACGGCTATACTCGTTTAGCGGCAGTTGTTGCCAATCCAATCAAACATAGTATTTCTCCTTTTATTCATAATGCAGCATTTGAGCAAGCGGGCGTTAATGGAGTTTATCTAGCTTGGGAAATTTCAGAAGATGACTTGAAAACGACTGTTGAAAATATTCGCCGCTATAATATGTTTGGAATTAATTTGTCCATGCCCTATAAACAAGCTGTGATTCCTTTTTTAGATGAGCTCACACCGGCTGCACAGATGATAGGGGCAGTGAATACTGTCGTAAATCAAAACGGGAAATTAATTGGTTATAATACAGATGGTAAGGGATTTTTTATGAGCTTGCCATCTTTTGTCATCAAAGGCAAAAAAATGCTTATACTTGGGTCTGGTGGAGCTGCAACAGCCATTATTGTACAAGCTGTTTTAGAAGGTGCTGATGAGATTTTTGTGTTTACGAGGAAAACTTCTTTTGAGCGTGTTTTACAGCAAATGAAACAAATTCAGCAGGCAGCTAGCACGAAAATTTCAGTGTTACCATTAGAACAAAGAGAATTATTGCAAGAAAAGCTTAATGCTTCCGCTTTGTTGGTCAATGGGACCAGTCTAGGGATGGACGAAAAGACATCCCCCGTACCTAGCACTATTCGTTTATCAAAATCACTCCTTGTGGCGGATGTGATTTATCAGCCATTTGAAACACCATTTTTAAAATGGGCAAAAAAACAAAATGTGCAAGTCGTTAATGGTTTAGGTATGCTACTGTATCAAGCCGCAGAAGCATTTAAATTGTGGACAGGAAAAGATATGCCAACTAAGGAAATTTGGCAGGCATTGGAACAGAAGTACAATTAA
- the aroD gene encoding type I 3-dehydroquinate dehydratase, which yields MKLVVSVMPKNLEEAQNIDSLRYNDADIIEWRADFLAKDDILTVAPAIFEKFAGRELIFTLRTIGEGGKIELTDDEYISIIKEVSTIYQPDYIDFEYFSHKDRFEEMLDFPNLVLSYHNFEETPENMMEILSELTSLTPKVVKVSVMAHSEQDVLDLMNYTRGFKTLNPDQDFVTISMGQIGKISRITTDLTGSSWSFASLDESSALGQISLANMKQIQEILNEN from the coding sequence ATGAAATTAGTCGTATCAGTGATGCCTAAAAATTTAGAAGAAGCGCAAAATATTGATAGTTTGCGCTATAATGACGCGGATATTATTGAATGGCGCGCTGATTTTTTAGCAAAAGATGATATTCTGACTGTTGCGCCTGCTATTTTTGAAAAATTTGCTGGTCGTGAATTGATTTTCACTCTGAGAACAATTGGGGAGGGTGGAAAGATTGAATTAACGGATGATGAATATATTTCTATCATTAAGGAAGTTTCAACAATATATCAACCTGATTATATTGATTTTGAATATTTTTCTCATAAAGATAGATTTGAGGAAATGTTGGATTTTCCAAATCTTGTTTTGAGTTATCACAATTTTGAAGAAACGCCTGAAAATATGATGGAAATTTTATCCGAATTGACCAGTTTGACTCCAAAAGTAGTAAAAGTTTCTGTTATGGCGCATAGTGAGCAAGATGTACTGGATTTGATGAACTATACGCGTGGCTTTAAAACATTGAATCCAGATCAGGATTTTGTGACGATTTCTATGGGACAAATTGGAAAAATTTCACGAATAACAACGGATTTGACAGGCTCAAGCTGGTCTTTTGCTAGTTTAGATGAGTCTAGTGCTCTAGGGCAAATTTCTCTTGCTAATATGAAACAAATTCAGGAGATTTTGAATGAAAATTGA
- a CDS encoding class I SAM-dependent rRNA methyltransferase, with translation MKQLTIPSYTEKKIKKGQFVLEKQDFPSLPFHDQAVELANTKGQFIGIGYLSEQNKGIGWFISHKKVTLDVSFFCQLFQYAKEKRQVYQQSEETTAYRLFNQEGDGFGGFTIDLYQDYAVFSWYNLFVYEMKETVVQAFQHVFPEVAGAYEKIRFKGLNVESAHVYGQEAPTFFPILENGVRYQVFLNDGLMTGIFLDQHEVRGSLTNGLATGKSLLNMFSYTAAFSVAAAMGGASQTTSVDLAKRSRELSEAHFKENGLDLSHHTFFVMDAFDYFKYAKRHGLTYDVIVLDPPSFARNKKQTFSVAKDYHKLIAQSLEILNPHGMIIASTNAANISRSKFKKEIEKGFAGSKHRYLKEYGLPADFTYNKKDERSNYLKVFTIKVDK, from the coding sequence ATGAAACAGCTTACGATTCCTTCTTACACCGAAAAAAAGATAAAAAAAGGACAATTTGTTTTAGAAAAACAAGATTTCCCTTCTCTTCCTTTTCATGATCAAGCCGTAGAATTGGCAAATACAAAAGGACAATTTATAGGCATCGGATACTTATCGGAGCAAAACAAAGGGATTGGGTGGTTTATTTCACATAAGAAAGTAACTTTAGATGTCTCGTTTTTCTGTCAGCTATTCCAATATGCTAAAGAAAAACGACAAGTTTATCAACAATCTGAAGAGACGACAGCTTACCGTCTTTTTAACCAAGAAGGAGATGGATTTGGCGGTTTTACAATAGATTTGTATCAAGATTATGCTGTCTTTTCTTGGTATAATCTCTTTGTTTACGAAATGAAAGAGACCGTTGTTCAAGCGTTTCAACACGTTTTCCCAGAAGTTGCAGGAGCGTATGAGAAAATTCGTTTCAAAGGGTTGAATGTTGAATCCGCTCATGTTTATGGGCAAGAAGCACCAACATTTTTCCCAATTTTGGAAAATGGTGTTCGGTATCAAGTCTTTCTAAACGATGGCTTGATGACAGGAATTTTCCTTGACCAGCATGAGGTTCGTGGTAGCCTGACAAATGGTCTAGCAACTGGCAAGTCTCTATTAAATATGTTTTCTTACACGGCAGCTTTTTCGGTTGCGGCAGCCATGGGAGGAGCAAGTCAGACGACCTCTGTCGATTTAGCAAAACGGAGTCGTGAGCTATCTGAAGCACATTTTAAAGAGAATGGTTTGGATCTGAGTCATCATACATTTTTTGTGATGGATGCGTTTGACTACTTTAAATATGCAAAGCGACATGGTCTGACCTATGATGTGATTGTTTTAGACCCGCCGAGTTTTGCAAGAAATAAAAAACAAACTTTTTCAGTGGCTAAGGACTATCATAAGTTGATTGCTCAGTCTTTAGAAATTTTAAATCCTCACGGAATGATTATTGCTAGTACGAATGCCGCAAATATTTCACGTAGTAAGTTTAAAAAAGAAATTGAAAAAGGTTTTGCAGGAAGCAAGCACCGTTATCTGAAAGAATACGGTTTGCCAGCAGATTTTACTTATAATAAGAAAGATGAAAGAAGTAATTACCTCAAGGTATTTACCATTAAGGTGGACAAATGA
- a CDS encoding LTA synthase family protein yields the protein MTRKILNFMSTRLGFVLTLLTLYWLKTMWAYSVDFNLDIQGAYQVFLAMINPIPLGLLLIGLALYIKKTKIFYILAFSLYTLLFVWLISNSIYYREFSDFVTVNTMLASSSVSAGLGEAALELFRVSDLIYIIDFPILGFLFYKKWIRLDDRSFNKRASFAITALSSMLFSANLFLAEIDRPELLTRGFSNYYVVRALGLPAFLGYSANQTYSANKERSKASANDLKPVEEYVKSHYAEPNKEYYGIAKGRNVIYLHLESFQQFLIDYKLKSEGKEYEVTPFLNSLYHSNSTLSFSNIFNQVKAGKTSDAETMLETGLFGLNQGSYMVNYGGTNTQQAAPYILSKNGYNSSAVFHGNAGSFWNRNTTYKQWGYNYFFDAAYFSKQNKTNSFQYGLNDKIMFKDSIKYLEHLQQPFYAKYITVSNHYPYTTSLIGDETGFPLATTKDETINGYFATANYLDSAVKSFFDYLKASGLYENSIIVLYGDHYGISNSRNPSLAPLLGKNSETWSSYDNAMLQRVPYMVVIPGMTKGKIVNTYGGQIDLLPTLEHLLGIDSKQYLQVGQDLLSPKHQQTVAFRSSNYFVTPKYTSYSGRTYYTETGQEITNPDETTKAELEKIRNTTNEQLKMSDLIQTGDLLRFYKGNNLGKVNPKDYSYTNSLKSLLSIEKKKDTESTSLYSKRGGNSTVDLFNSPSYRALHPEQFESTSSNSSSSSTEESSSSSK from the coding sequence ATGACTAGGAAGATACTCAACTTCATGAGTACAAGACTAGGTTTTGTCTTGACCTTACTGACTCTTTATTGGCTTAAAACCATGTGGGCCTATTCTGTTGATTTTAATCTTGATATTCAAGGTGCATATCAAGTCTTTCTCGCTATGATCAATCCTATCCCATTAGGGTTGTTATTAATTGGGCTAGCGCTTTACATTAAGAAAACCAAGATTTTTTATATTCTAGCCTTTTCTCTTTACACTTTATTGTTTGTCTGGCTCATTTCAAACTCCATCTATTATCGAGAGTTTAGTGATTTTGTCACTGTCAATACTATGCTGGCTTCAAGCAGTGTTTCTGCTGGTCTAGGAGAAGCTGCGCTTGAATTATTTAGAGTGAGTGATTTGATTTACATCATTGATTTTCCAATTTTAGGTTTTCTTTTTTATAAAAAATGGATTCGATTGGATGACCGTTCTTTTAATAAGCGAGCTAGCTTTGCCATTACCGCACTATCTAGTATGCTCTTTTCTGCCAACCTCTTTTTGGCAGAAATTGACCGACCTGAATTGTTAACGCGCGGTTTTTCAAATTACTATGTTGTCCGTGCATTGGGCTTACCTGCTTTTCTTGGGTATAGCGCCAATCAAACATACAGTGCCAATAAAGAACGCTCCAAAGCAAGTGCAAATGATTTGAAGCCTGTTGAAGAATATGTCAAGTCACACTATGCGGAGCCAAATAAAGAATATTATGGTATTGCTAAAGGAAGAAATGTCATCTACCTTCACTTAGAAAGTTTCCAACAATTCCTGATTGATTATAAATTGAAATCTGAGGGTAAAGAATATGAAGTAACACCTTTCCTTAACTCACTTTACCATTCAAATTCAACTTTATCCTTCTCCAATATCTTTAATCAAGTCAAAGCTGGGAAGACTTCTGATGCCGAAACCATGTTAGAAACTGGATTATTTGGACTCAATCAAGGTTCTTACATGGTAAACTATGGTGGAACAAACACGCAGCAAGCTGCTCCATACATCCTTTCAAAAAACGGTTATAATTCTAGTGCTGTTTTCCATGGAAATGCTGGTAGCTTCTGGAATCGAAATACCACCTACAAACAATGGGGATATAATTATTTCTTTGATGCAGCTTATTTCTCCAAACAAAATAAGACCAACTCTTTCCAATATGGTCTGAATGATAAGATTATGTTCAAAGATTCCATTAAATATCTTGAACATTTGCAACAACCTTTCTATGCAAAATATATCACCGTTTCTAATCACTATCCTTACACTACTAGTTTGATTGGTGATGAGACTGGCTTCCCGCTTGCGACAACAAAAGATGAAACCATTAACGGCTATTTTGCAACAGCAAATTATCTGGATTCTGCGGTTAAATCATTCTTTGATTATTTGAAAGCGTCTGGACTTTATGAAAATTCCATCATCGTACTGTACGGAGATCACTACGGTATTTCAAATTCTCGCAATCCATCACTTGCACCACTACTTGGCAAAAACTCTGAAACTTGGTCTAGTTATGATAACGCTATGCTCCAAAGAGTTCCTTACATGGTAGTGATTCCTGGAATGACAAAAGGAAAAATTGTCAATACTTACGGAGGACAGATTGACCTCTTACCTACTTTGGAACATTTGCTCGGTATTGACTCCAAACAATACTTACAAGTTGGACAAGACTTATTGTCACCCAAACATCAACAAACTGTTGCCTTTCGTTCATCAAATTATTTCGTGACTCCTAAGTATACAAGCTACAGTGGACGTACTTACTATACTGAAACAGGGCAAGAAATTACCAATCCTGATGAAACAACCAAAGCGGAACTTGAAAAAATTCGCAACACAACTAATGAACAGTTGAAGATGAGTGACTTGATTCAAACAGGAGACTTGCTTCGCTTCTACAAAGGAAATAATTTAGGAAAAGTGAATCCTAAAGACTATTCTTACACTAATTCACTTAAATCATTATTGTCCATTGAGAAGAAAAAAGACACCGAATCTACAAGTCTTTATAGCAAACGCGGTGGAAATTCAACTGTTGATTTGTTCAATTCACCAAGTTATCGAGCTCTTCATCCGGAACAATTTGAATCAACCAGTAGTAACAGTTCTTCCTCATCGACAGAAGAATCAAGCTCTTCATCTAAATAA
- the deoD gene encoding purine-nucleoside phosphorylase: protein MSIHIAAKPGEIADKILLPGDPLRAKFIAENFLEDAVCFNEVRNMFGYTGTYKGHRVSVMGTGMGIPSISIYAHELIVNYGVKRLIRVGTAGSLNKDVHVRELVLAQAAATNSNIIRNDWPQYDFPQIASFRLLDKAYHLAKDFGMTTHVGSVLSSDVFYSNYGEKNIELGKMGVLAVEMEAAALYYLAAQYNVEALGIMTISDSLVNPDEDTTAEERQTTFTDMMKVGLETIISE, encoded by the coding sequence ATGTCAATCCATATTGCAGCAAAACCAGGCGAAATCGCTGATAAAATTTTACTACCTGGAGACCCACTTCGTGCTAAATTTATTGCCGAAAACTTTTTAGAAGATGCTGTATGTTTTAATGAAGTTCGCAACATGTTTGGCTATACAGGGACTTATAAGGGGCATCGTGTTAGTGTTATGGGAACTGGAATGGGAATTCCGTCTATTTCGATCTATGCTCATGAGTTGATTGTTAACTATGGCGTGAAACGTTTAATTCGTGTAGGAACGGCTGGTTCGTTGAATAAAGACGTTCATGTACGTGAATTGGTATTAGCGCAAGCAGCAGCGACAAACTCAAATATCATTCGTAATGATTGGCCTCAATATGACTTTCCGCAAATTGCAAGTTTTCGTCTTTTAGATAAGGCTTATCACCTTGCCAAGGATTTTGGTATGACTACGCACGTTGGAAGTGTCTTATCATCAGATGTTTTCTACTCAAACTATGGTGAAAAAAATATTGAACTTGGTAAAATGGGAGTTCTGGCTGTGGAAATGGAAGCGGCAGCTCTTTATTATTTAGCTGCTCAATATAATGTTGAAGCACTCGGTATTATGACTATTTCAGATAGCTTGGTGAATCCAGATGAAGATACAACAGCAGAAGAACGACAAACGACTTTCACAGATATGATGAAAGTCGGCTTAGAAACGATTATTTCAGAGTGA
- a CDS encoding purine-nucleoside phosphorylase: MNLMDKINETAQFLKDKGITVPAFGLILGSGLGELAGEIENAVSIDYADIPNWGRSTVVGHAGKLVYGDLAGRKVLALQGRFHFYEGNPMEVVTFPVRVMRALGCEGVIVTNAAGGVEYGPGTLMAISDHINLTGQNPLIGANLDEFGPRFPDMSDAYTKVYREKAHAVAEKLGVDLKEGVYLGVTGPTYETPAEIRAFQTLGASAVGMSTVPEVIVAAHSGLKVLGISAITNFAAGFQSELNHGEVVEVTERIKEDFKGLVKAILAEL; this comes from the coding sequence ATGAATTTAATGGATAAAATTAACGAAACAGCACAGTTTTTAAAAGACAAAGGAATTACTGTACCAGCATTTGGCTTAATTCTCGGATCTGGTTTGGGAGAATTAGCTGGTGAGATTGAAAATGCTGTCAGTATTGACTATGCGGATATTCCCAATTGGGGTCGCTCAACAGTAGTGGGGCATGCCGGTAAATTGGTCTATGGTGATTTAGCAGGCCGGAAAGTATTAGCTTTGCAAGGACGATTCCATTTTTATGAAGGAAATCCGATGGAAGTGGTGACATTCCCTGTTCGTGTGATGAGAGCACTAGGCTGTGAAGGTGTCATTGTCACAAATGCTGCCGGAGGGGTTGAATATGGTCCTGGCACTTTAATGGCTATTTCAGATCATATCAATTTAACTGGACAAAATCCTTTAATTGGAGCGAATTTGGACGAATTTGGACCACGCTTCCCAGATATGTCTGATGCTTATACAAAAGTTTATCGTGAAAAAGCGCATGCTGTAGCCGAAAAATTAGGTGTTGACTTGAAAGAAGGAGTTTATCTGGGTGTTACCGGTCCAACCTATGAAACGCCAGCTGAAATCCGCGCTTTCCAAACCTTAGGAGCTAGCGCTGTCGGTATGTCAACTGTTCCAGAAGTAATTGTGGCAGCCCACTCAGGCTTGAAAGTATTGGGGATTTCTGCTATTACAAACTTTGCAGCTGGTTTTCAAAGCGAGCTAAACCATGGAGAAGTGGTGGAAGTGACTGAACGAATCAAAGAAGACTTCAAAGGACTTGTAAAAGCAATCCTTGCAGAATTGTAA
- the rpiA gene encoding ribose-5-phosphate isomerase RpiA yields the protein MENLKKMAGIKAAEYVKDGMVVGLGTGSTAYYFVEEIGRRIKEEQLNITAVTTSSETSEQARNLGIPLKAIDEVAEVDVTVDGADEVDVDFNGIKGGGGALLMEKVVATPTKTYIWVVDESKMVHELGAFKLPVEVVQYGAEQLFRRFEHAGYKPSFREKDGKRYVTDMQNFIIDLDLGVIENPVEFGRELDHVVGVVEHGLFNQMVDMVIVAGKNGVQILKSTKAK from the coding sequence ATGGAAAACCTCAAAAAAATGGCAGGAATCAAAGCTGCAGAATATGTGAAAGATGGAATGGTAGTTGGTTTAGGCACTGGTTCGACTGCCTATTATTTTGTAGAAGAAATTGGCCGCCGTATCAAGGAAGAACAGTTAAATATTACTGCTGTCACTACTTCAAGTGAGACAAGTGAACAAGCTCGAAATTTGGGAATTCCATTGAAAGCGATTGATGAAGTAGCAGAAGTAGACGTGACAGTTGACGGAGCTGATGAAGTGGACGTTGACTTTAATGGTATCAAAGGTGGCGGTGGCGCCCTGCTTATGGAAAAGGTTGTTGCAACTCCAACAAAGACCTACATTTGGGTAGTGGATGAAAGTAAAATGGTTCATGAATTAGGTGCGTTCAAATTACCGGTAGAAGTGGTGCAATATGGTGCAGAACAGCTTTTTCGTCGCTTTGAACATGCAGGCTACAAACCATCATTTCGTGAAAAAGATGGCAAGCGCTATGTCACTGATATGCAGAATTTTATCATCGATCTTGACTTAGGTGTGATTGAAAATCCAGTTGAATTTGGGCGAGAATTAGATCATGTAGTCGGTGTTGTGGAACATGGACTCTTTAATCAAATGGTGGATATGGTCATTGTTGCTGGAAAAAATGGCGTGCAAATTTTAAAATCAACTAAAGCAAAATAA